GTCTTCCTGCAGATAAGCTACAAGAAGACTTTTTTCAAAATCTTCTTACTTCTTATCTGCCAGGTATTTTAAAAAATACCTGCTGGAATTGGCACCAAGAAAAAGGAAATAAGCCTTTTTCCGGTTGCCGGGCTTCATTGGGCCAGTCCCTCCACCACTCTTGATAAGAAGTAATTTTCTAATATTCAATTTTGTTGCTTTGATTATACCATTTAAAAATACATTGGTCAATACTCTACTTTTTAAATCTGAATTCTTGGATTTTCTTCAGACATTCTGTAAATTACAATCTTCCTTCCTATCACCTGCACAGGCTCTGCGTTTAGTTTTTCGCATATATAAGCTATCGCTTCTTTCGGCTCTATCTCACAGTTCTTCTCAAGGGCAATTTTTATAAGCTCTCTTGCAGAGAGTGCTTCATCTATTT
This Caldicellulosiruptor changbaiensis DNA region includes the following protein-coding sequences:
- the yhbY gene encoding ribosome assembly RNA-binding protein YhbY, coding for MLTSKQRAKLRGMANTMDAIIRIGKEGITERVLKQIDEALSARELIKIALEKNCEIEPKEAIAYICEKLNAEPVQVIGRKIVIYRMSEENPRIQI